A genomic window from Longimicrobiaceae bacterium includes:
- a CDS encoding DUF1800 domain-containing protein, producing MNQPRTFTPRRAPVRRLAAAASLVAGATLAAFASAPPAVDAASYPIPTLARRDATALPQDTARALALLDRATYGARSQDVDEVLRMGGAAWLDRQLHPERIDDSALDARLARFPAAGMSTAELYRAYPQPRQNPAAVARRDSLARAAGADPSANPRRRRVMPDSASMAPGMTMTPGASGEMRADASREMQADADGQMRPGAAGDAARVARRQRQEQGQGVAGPARIAFDLAGARMQRAVYSQRQLEAVMSDFWFNHFNVFFGKNADRYLVSDYERNAIRPHVFGRFEDLLSATAHHPAMLVYLDNWTSSVPDSSNAAAPRIEAMLRRWQGLSPEQRQAAVASGRVNARQAARLDAALAAGPAAVQQALRRPRGINENYARELMELHTLGVDGGYTQHDVVEVARAFTGWTMDRARPGAGGELDPKFVFRPAMHDRGEKTVLGHRLPAGRGEEDGREVLHILATSPATAHHVAFQLAQRFVADQPPAALVDRLAGVFLRTGGDLREVTRALFLSPEMADPRYRDGKVKTPVEFVASALRATGADVGPSRGLVQALRSFGEMPYLASPPTGYPNSTEQWTNSGAMLTRMNFALALTAGRLDGIRIDPTNVFPAGPPQRLGDAELRTLSTRLLAAAP from the coding sequence ATGAACCAGCCACGTACCTTCACGCCCCGCCGCGCGCCCGTTCGGCGCCTCGCCGCCGCCGCATCGCTCGTCGCCGGAGCGACCCTAGCCGCGTTCGCCTCCGCACCGCCGGCGGTGGACGCGGCGTCGTATCCCATCCCCACGCTCGCCCGGCGAGACGCGACGGCGCTGCCGCAGGACACCGCGCGCGCCCTCGCGCTGCTGGACCGTGCGACGTACGGCGCACGGTCGCAGGACGTGGACGAGGTGCTGCGAATGGGCGGCGCCGCGTGGCTGGACCGCCAGCTTCACCCCGAGCGCATCGACGACTCTGCGCTCGATGCGCGGCTGGCGCGTTTCCCCGCGGCCGGAATGTCGACGGCCGAGCTGTACCGCGCCTATCCCCAGCCTCGCCAGAACCCGGCCGCGGTCGCCCGCCGCGATTCCCTCGCCCGCGCCGCGGGTGCTGACCCGTCCGCGAACCCGCGCCGCCGCCGCGTGATGCCTGACAGCGCATCGATGGCTCCGGGGATGACGATGACGCCGGGCGCATCAGGGGAGATGCGGGCGGATGCATCGCGGGAGATGCAGGCGGATGCGGACGGGCAGATGCGGCCCGGCGCGGCGGGAGATGCGGCGCGGGTAGCGCGCCGTCAGCGGCAAGAACAGGGGCAGGGAGTCGCGGGTCCGGCGCGGATCGCGTTCGACCTGGCGGGGGCGCGGATGCAGCGCGCCGTGTACTCGCAGCGGCAGCTGGAAGCGGTGATGAGCGACTTCTGGTTCAACCACTTCAACGTCTTCTTCGGCAAGAACGCGGACCGCTACCTCGTCTCGGACTACGAGCGCAACGCCATCCGCCCGCACGTGTTCGGCAGGTTCGAGGACCTGCTGTCCGCCACGGCGCATCACCCGGCCATGCTCGTCTACCTGGACAACTGGACCAGCTCCGTGCCGGACTCGTCCAACGCCGCCGCCCCGCGCATCGAGGCGATGCTGCGGCGCTGGCAGGGGCTGAGTCCGGAGCAGCGGCAGGCCGCCGTCGCGTCAGGCCGCGTTAACGCGCGGCAGGCGGCGCGGCTGGACGCGGCGCTGGCGGCCGGGCCCGCGGCGGTGCAGCAGGCGCTCCGCCGTCCGCGCGGCATCAACGAGAACTACGCCCGCGAGCTGATGGAGCTGCACACGCTGGGCGTGGACGGCGGCTACACGCAGCACGACGTGGTGGAGGTCGCCCGCGCCTTCACCGGCTGGACGATGGACCGCGCGCGCCCCGGCGCGGGAGGCGAGCTGGACCCGAAGTTCGTCTTCCGCCCCGCAATGCACGACCGCGGCGAGAAGACCGTCCTGGGCCACCGCCTGCCCGCCGGCCGCGGCGAGGAGGACGGGCGCGAGGTGCTGCACATCCTGGCGACCAGCCCGGCCACGGCGCACCACGTCGCCTTCCAGCTCGCCCAGCGCTTCGTGGCCGACCAGCCGCCCGCCGCGCTCGTGGACCGCCTCGCGGGCGTCTTCCTGCGCACCGGCGGCGACCTGCGCGAGGTGACGCGCGCCCTCTTCCTCTCGCCCGAGATGGCGGATCCGCGCTACCGCGACGGCAAGGTGAAGACGCCGGTGGAGTTCGTCGCGAGCGCGCTGCGGGCCACGGGCGCGGACGTGGGCCCGTCGCGCGGGCTGGTGCAGGCGCTGCGCTCGTTCGGCGAGATGCCGTACCTCGCATCCCCGCCCACGGGCTACCCCAACAGCACCGAGCAGTGGACGAACAGCGGCGCGATGCTGACCCGCATGAACTTCGCCCTCGCGCTCACCGCCGGCCGGCTGGACGGCATCCGCATCGACCCGACGAACGTCTTCCCCGCCGGCCCGCCGCAGCGGCTGGGAGATGCGGAGCTGCGCACGCTCTCCACCCGTCTCCTCGCCGCCGCGCCCGA